In one window of Chryseobacterium sp. JV274 DNA:
- the asnB gene encoding asparagine synthase B has translation MCGIVCLFDAKQKTEVLRPQVLEMSKKIRHRGPDWSGVFQDEKVIFSHERLAIVDPTSGKQPLFTKDGKVVLAVNGEIYNHRELKEEFSDYEFQTQSDCEVILALYRKYGKDFVEKLNGIFAFALYDTENDIYLIARDHMGICPLYQGWDKNGNYYVASELKALEGVCKKIETFLPGHFVYSPDGAELQQWYTRDWDSFDHVKENETDITKLRKGLEDAVHRQLMSDVPYGVLLSGGLDSSVISAITAKFARQRVESGDTQEAWYPRLHSFAVGLVGSPDLAAAQTAAKHIGSVHHEVNFTVQEGLDAVRDVIYHLETYDVTTIRASTPMYLLARVIKSMGIKMVLSGEGSDELFGGYLYFHKAPNAKEFHDETVRKLGKLHLYDCLRANKALMSWGIEGRVPFLDKEFMDIAMTLNPKDKMINTAEGKIEKWVLRKAFEDMLPDSIVWRQKEQFSDGVGYSWIDTLKEVAEKEVTDEMMANARFRFPLNTPQNKEEYRYRTIFEEHFPSETAAATVPSVPSVACSTPIALEWDEAFKKMNDPSGRAVKVHETSY, from the coding sequence ATGTGTGGAATTGTATGTTTATTTGATGCCAAACAGAAAACTGAAGTATTAAGACCTCAGGTGCTGGAAATGTCAAAAAAAATCCGTCACAGAGGACCGGATTGGAGCGGCGTTTTTCAGGACGAAAAAGTAATTTTCTCTCACGAAAGACTTGCCATTGTAGATCCTACCTCTGGAAAACAACCTTTATTTACAAAAGACGGAAAAGTAGTATTAGCCGTGAATGGTGAAATCTACAACCATAGAGAATTAAAAGAAGAATTTTCTGATTATGAGTTTCAGACTCAATCTGACTGCGAGGTAATCCTTGCTCTTTACAGAAAGTACGGAAAAGATTTCGTTGAAAAACTGAACGGGATTTTTGCCTTCGCATTATATGACACTGAAAACGACATCTACCTTATTGCCCGTGATCATATGGGAATATGCCCTCTTTATCAAGGTTGGGACAAAAACGGAAACTATTATGTAGCTTCTGAACTGAAAGCACTTGAAGGAGTATGTAAAAAAATTGAAACATTCTTACCGGGACATTTCGTTTACAGTCCGGACGGCGCTGAACTTCAGCAATGGTATACAAGAGACTGGGACAGTTTTGATCATGTGAAAGAAAACGAAACAGATATCACAAAATTAAGAAAGGGTCTTGAGGATGCTGTTCACAGACAACTGATGAGTGATGTTCCTTATGGTGTACTTCTTTCCGGAGGTTTGGATTCCTCAGTGATTTCAGCGATTACCGCAAAATTTGCCCGCCAGAGAGTTGAAAGTGGAGACACACAGGAAGCCTGGTATCCAAGACTTCACAGTTTTGCTGTAGGACTTGTAGGTTCTCCCGATCTGGCTGCTGCACAAACAGCTGCAAAACACATCGGATCTGTTCACCATGAAGTTAACTTTACCGTTCAGGAAGGGCTGGATGCTGTACGCGATGTAATTTATCACCTGGAAACTTATGATGTAACAACAATCAGGGCATCCACCCCGATGTATCTTCTGGCAAGAGTAATTAAGTCTATGGGAATAAAAATGGTGCTTTCAGGAGAAGGTTCTGATGAATTATTCGGTGGTTATTTATATTTCCACAAAGCTCCAAACGCAAAAGAATTCCACGATGAAACGGTAAGAAAATTAGGCAAACTTCACCTGTATGACTGCTTAAGAGCCAACAAAGCACTAATGAGCTGGGGAATTGAAGGCAGAGTTCCTTTTCTGGACAAAGAATTTATGGATATTGCCATGACTCTTAACCCAAAAGATAAAATGATCAATACGGCTGAAGGAAAAATCGAAAAATGGGTATTGAGAAAAGCCTTTGAAGATATGCTTCCTGATTCTATTGTCTGGAGACAGAAAGAACAGTTCTCAGATGGTGTAGGCTACTCATGGATCGATACCTTAAAAGAAGTTGCAGAAAAAGAAGTGACGGATGAAATGATGGCTAACGCAAGATTCAGATTCCCGCTAAACACTCCTCAAAACAAAGAAGAATACAGATACAGAACTATTTTTGAAGAACATTTTCCAAGTGAAACAGCAGCTGCTACCGTACCTTCTGTTCCATCTGTAGCCTGCTCCACTCCTATCGCTTTAGAATGGGATGAAGCATTCAAAAAAATGAATGATCCAAGCGGAAGAGCGGTGAAAGTACATGAAACTTCGTACTAG
- a CDS encoding GLPGLI family protein, with the protein MHTRIVFNFLTIFLYCLFSAQTYEIQYTSSYNGKTNTDQPSTIVWVNEKENFILNSTIKEQKSSFPYEITKVEKPTNIIVSYAFLKPGSTISTSDTESVGKQDFELTNETKKILGYTCKKAVTKVNSNTIEIWYTNDLKLKGGPSVLGQNLGLVLEVERNKNSLITASSIKKIKDTGIENIVKGNIQTTDQLGYKDLLWKSRFTTLNVFENETINFSDASKSDEQIKRYANGTIILKKVKFPAITEGENIFVELKQQSNGDAYDRTGTVFFIPQDKEKSFFDGLEKGAKTLPVYENGNGKQYYGITTTDNYSPATEMMRFFTAFGIQKFNHIQLKGKNWQTISPYRQDITELKPALSGKEIWVGTFIGNYDKGGHKVSLDITIHKSDQTVNKNNTAIPLFNTLNIMEMAGQDYSTMFNQDKGLLVNFTLNKDLKNAQLRYTTTGHGGWENGDEFVPKANSIFVDGNPVFSFVPWRTDCGSYRLYNPASGNFQDGLSSSDLSRSNWCPGTVTNPNFIPLGDLKAGKHTIQVKISQGASEGTSFSSWNVSGTLLGVQ; encoded by the coding sequence ATGCATACAAGAATTGTTTTCAATTTTCTAACCATCTTCTTATACTGTCTGTTTTCTGCACAGACCTATGAAATTCAGTATACCAGTTCATATAACGGAAAAACAAATACAGACCAGCCCTCTACTATCGTTTGGGTTAATGAGAAAGAAAATTTCATTCTCAACAGTACAATCAAAGAACAAAAAAGCAGCTTCCCTTATGAAATCACTAAGGTAGAAAAGCCAACAAACATTATTGTTTCATATGCTTTTTTAAAACCGGGATCTACTATTTCAACATCAGATACTGAGTCTGTGGGAAAGCAGGATTTTGAACTCACCAATGAAACTAAAAAGATTCTAGGCTACACTTGTAAAAAAGCAGTCACAAAGGTGAACTCAAACACCATTGAGATCTGGTACACGAATGATTTGAAGCTAAAGGGTGGGCCTTCTGTTTTAGGACAGAATTTAGGACTGGTTCTGGAAGTCGAAAGAAATAAAAACTCTTTAATTACAGCCAGTTCGATCAAAAAAATCAAGGATACAGGAATTGAAAATATAGTAAAGGGAAATATACAGACGACGGATCAGTTGGGGTATAAAGATTTGCTTTGGAAAAGCAGATTTACTACGCTGAATGTTTTTGAAAATGAAACCATCAATTTCTCTGATGCCTCAAAATCTGATGAACAGATAAAAAGATATGCCAACGGAACCATCATTCTTAAAAAAGTAAAATTCCCTGCGATTACAGAAGGAGAAAATATTTTTGTAGAACTGAAACAACAGTCGAACGGGGATGCCTATGACAGAACCGGAACAGTATTTTTCATCCCTCAGGATAAGGAAAAATCTTTTTTTGATGGATTGGAAAAAGGAGCAAAAACACTTCCTGTCTATGAAAATGGAAACGGAAAGCAATATTACGGGATAACAACTACCGATAACTATAGCCCTGCTACGGAAATGATGAGATTTTTTACCGCTTTTGGAATCCAGAAGTTCAATCATATTCAGCTTAAAGGAAAAAACTGGCAGACTATCAGTCCTTACCGGCAGGATATTACAGAGCTTAAGCCTGCATTATCAGGAAAAGAAATTTGGGTAGGTACATTTATTGGCAACTATGACAAAGGCGGACATAAAGTAAGCCTTGATATCACCATTCACAAGAGTGATCAGACAGTTAATAAAAACAATACAGCGATACCATTATTCAATACTTTAAATATTATGGAAATGGCCGGGCAGGACTACTCTACGATGTTCAATCAGGATAAAGGACTCCTTGTTAATTTCACTTTAAATAAAGATTTGAAAAATGCTCAGTTAAGATATACTACAACCGGACATGGAGGCTGGGAAAACGGAGATGAGTTTGTTCCTAAAGCCAATTCTATTTTCGTTGATGGAAATCCGGTATTTTCATTCGTCCCATGGAGAACAGACTGTGGTTCGTACCGTTTGTACAATCCGGCATCAGGAAATTTTCAGGACGGTCTTTCTTCATCAGACCTCAGCAGATCAAACTGGTGTCCGGGAACAGTTACCAATCCTAACTTCATTCCTCTTGGAGATTTGAAAGCCGGAAAACATACGATTCAGGTGAAAATTTCTCAGGGAGCTTCCGAAGGCACAAGTTTCAGCTCATGGAATGTTTCGGGAACGTTACTTGGGGTACAATAA
- a CDS encoding RsmB/NOP family class I SAM-dependent RNA methyltransferase, with protein MELIHRNLAIGIHDALQETFFEKNKYADKVIERLLKANRKWGSQDRAVVSEIFYNIIRWKKRLEYYMGEGVKPNNIYKLIIAYLLWSKTNYKKFEEFDGIKIADILTKLKKNTVPTKAIEHSIPEWLAETLEKELGAKWEREMIALNEQAPTVLRANSLRTTTKELISDLTDEGVVSFPIKNYPDAVQLEEKKNVFLTTAFKEGLFEVQDASSQKIGYFLDVQEGQRVVDACAGAGGKTLHLAALMKNKGQIIALDIFEWKLAELKRRAKRAGAHNIETRMIADNKVIKRLHEKADRLLIDAPCSGLGVLKRNPDSKWKIDQDFIDRIKKEQQQILQDYSKMLKKGGKMVYATCSILPSENNLQVDEFIKNNPGFKMIKDEKVMPSEGYDGFYMALIERIS; from the coding sequence ATGGAACTTATTCACAGAAACTTGGCAATCGGAATTCACGATGCCTTACAGGAGACATTTTTTGAGAAAAACAAATATGCAGATAAAGTTATTGAAAGACTTTTGAAAGCAAACAGAAAATGGGGAAGCCAGGACAGAGCTGTTGTTTCTGAAATTTTTTACAATATTATCCGTTGGAAAAAACGTCTTGAATATTATATGGGGGAAGGTGTAAAGCCCAACAACATTTACAAGCTTATCATCGCCTATTTACTTTGGAGTAAAACCAATTATAAAAAGTTTGAAGAATTTGACGGAATCAAAATTGCCGACATTCTTACCAAACTTAAAAAGAATACAGTTCCTACAAAAGCAATAGAGCATTCTATTCCTGAATGGCTTGCTGAAACTCTTGAAAAAGAACTTGGAGCTAAATGGGAAAGAGAAATGATTGCTTTGAATGAGCAGGCACCCACTGTTTTAAGAGCAAATTCTTTAAGAACAACAACAAAAGAACTTATTTCTGACCTTACTGATGAAGGTGTTGTTTCTTTTCCTATTAAAAATTATCCTGATGCTGTTCAGTTAGAAGAGAAGAAGAATGTTTTTCTTACCACAGCGTTTAAAGAAGGATTATTTGAAGTTCAGGATGCTTCTTCTCAAAAGATTGGTTATTTCCTTGATGTGCAGGAAGGACAAAGAGTGGTAGATGCATGTGCAGGTGCGGGAGGAAAAACACTTCACTTAGCAGCATTAATGAAAAACAAAGGCCAGATTATTGCCCTGGATATTTTCGAGTGGAAACTTGCCGAATTGAAGCGTCGTGCTAAAAGAGCTGGCGCCCACAATATTGAAACCCGTATGATTGCCGATAATAAAGTAATCAAACGTCTTCATGAAAAGGCTGACAGACTTCTGATTGATGCCCCATGTTCTGGTCTTGGAGTTTTAAAAAGAAATCCGGACAGTAAGTGGAAAATTGATCAGGACTTTATTGACAGAATTAAAAAAGAACAGCAGCAAATCCTTCAGGACTATTCTAAAATGCTTAAAAAAGGAGGAAAAATGGTATATGCAACATGTTCTATCCTTCCATCTGAAAACAATCTGCAGGTAGACGAATTCATCAAAAACAACCCCGGATTCAAAATGATTAAGGATGAAAAAGTAATGCCTAGCGAGGGTTATGACGGATTCTATATGGCTTTGATTGAGAGAATTTCTTAA
- a CDS encoding zinc ribbon domain-containing protein YjdM: protein MSDTVLCPKCSSEFTYPSDNMMVCSQCFHEWDPAEAATEAANEGKILDSNGNELQDGDSVVVVKDLPVKGAPKPVKAGTKVKNIRLRPGSDHNIDCKIDGFGAMALKSEFVKKA from the coding sequence ATGAGTGATACAGTACTTTGTCCGAAATGCAGCTCTGAGTTTACCTATCCGAGCGATAATATGATGGTCTGTTCCCAGTGTTTCCACGAATGGGATCCTGCAGAAGCGGCTACTGAAGCAGCTAACGAAGGAAAAATATTAGATTCAAATGGAAACGAACTTCAGGATGGAGATTCTGTAGTTGTAGTAAAAGATCTTCCTGTAAAAGGAGCTCCAAAACCGGTAAAAGCAGGAACCAAAGTGAAAAATATCCGTTTAAGACCAGGAAGTGATCATAATATTGACTGCAAAATTGATGGTTTCGGGGCAATGGCTCTTAAATCAGAGTTTGTAAAGAAAGCATAA
- a CDS encoding sulfate/molybdate ABC transporter ATP-binding protein — MLLEINNLFFSHNKENPLFQNLNLRFEENRIIALAGESGCGKSTLLNLIYGLLDWESGEIIFNGTKLLGPKGNLVPGEPEMKFVAQNFDLMPYATVAENVGKFISNINLKQKKETVTELLEVVGLQEFANVLPKYLSGGQQQRVAIARALSVLPKLLILDEPFSNLDFPRKIELRERLFRYVKQHGVSLIISTHELQEIMPWLDQIVILQDGRLIQNDSPEETYRHPYNSYVAKLFGEVNIFSENEAEDFQLPKFSYYPKEIKITESGLEAEVLESRFAGNYYWNKLRTKEKELVVYTDESISGSINISFI; from the coding sequence ATGCTATTAGAAATAAACAATTTATTTTTCTCTCATAACAAAGAAAATCCCCTGTTTCAGAACCTTAATCTAAGGTTTGAAGAAAACAGAATTATAGCTCTTGCAGGAGAAAGCGGATGCGGAAAATCCACTCTTCTCAATCTTATTTATGGTCTTCTTGATTGGGAAAGTGGAGAAATTATTTTTAACGGAACAAAGCTTTTGGGACCGAAAGGAAATCTTGTTCCCGGGGAACCGGAAATGAAATTCGTAGCACAGAATTTTGATCTTATGCCTTATGCTACAGTTGCCGAAAACGTAGGAAAGTTTATTTCTAATATCAATTTAAAACAAAAAAAAGAAACCGTAACGGAACTTCTGGAAGTGGTGGGTCTTCAGGAATTTGCGAACGTACTTCCCAAATATTTAAGTGGTGGACAACAGCAGAGAGTGGCCATTGCCAGAGCATTGTCTGTACTTCCAAAGCTCCTGATTTTAGACGAACCATTCAGTAATCTGGATTTTCCGAGAAAAATTGAGCTTCGAGAAAGACTTTTCAGATATGTAAAGCAGCATGGAGTTTCTTTAATTATCTCTACTCACGAACTTCAGGAGATTATGCCGTGGCTGGATCAGATTGTTATTCTTCAGGACGGAAGACTAATTCAGAATGACAGTCCGGAAGAGACCTACAGACACCCTTACAACTCTTATGTTGCAAAATTATTCGGAGAAGTGAATATTTTCAGTGAAAACGAGGCTGAAGACTTCCAGCTTCCCAAATTCTCTTATTATCCCAAAGAAATCAAAATTACAGAATCCGGCCTCGAAGCCGAAGTTCTGGAAAGCAGATTTGCAGGAAACTATTATTGGAATAAGCTAAGAACAAAGGAAAAAGAACTTGTAGTTTATACAGATGAGAGCATATCAGGATCTATAAATATTTCATTTATTTAA
- a CDS encoding YceI family protein, whose translation MRKKLFSIAIPALFVAAVMVSCKKDKPLTSESNEVTTTKEGSQFTLDTLNSKVEWKGYKVFKSENTSHFGTIRFESGDVTVKDGKLESGKFVADMNSLTSVDLKDSPEDMGKLNGHLKSGDFFEVEKFPTASYEITKVTPATEGDYNTLLDGNLTIKGITKSVQFKANVSVKDGVVSVATEPKDIKREEFGVKFQAPAENGVIKDEVTLQINVKALEKK comes from the coding sequence ATGAGAAAAAAACTGTTTTCGATAGCGATTCCTGCTTTATTCGTTGCTGCTGTAATGGTTTCTTGTAAAAAAGATAAACCGCTTACCAGTGAGAGTAATGAGGTGACGACTACCAAAGAAGGTAGCCAGTTCACTTTGGATACGCTAAACAGTAAAGTTGAATGGAAGGGATATAAAGTTTTTAAATCTGAGAATACAAGTCATTTTGGAACAATCAGGTTTGAAAGCGGAGATGTGACAGTGAAAGACGGAAAACTGGAAAGCGGAAAATTCGTTGCTGATATGAACTCATTAACTTCTGTGGATTTGAAAGACAGTCCGGAAGATATGGGAAAATTAAATGGCCACCTGAAGAGCGGCGATTTCTTTGAAGTTGAAAAATTTCCAACGGCTTCTTATGAAATTACAAAAGTTACTCCGGCTACAGAAGGTGATTATAATACTCTTTTGGATGGTAATTTAACAATTAAAGGAATTACAAAATCCGTTCAGTTTAAGGCTAATGTTTCTGTAAAAGACGGAGTGGTAAGTGTAGCTACTGAACCAAAGGATATCAAAAGAGAAGAGTTTGGGGTGAAGTTCCAGGCTCCTGCTGAAAACGGTGTGATTAAAGACGAGGTGACTCTTCAGATCAACGTTAAAGCTTTAGAAAAGAAATAA
- the pheS gene encoding phenylalanine--tRNA ligase subunit alpha codes for MIEKIEELLIEVNGFNATSREDIENFRIKYNGKKGVLNDFYETLKEVPNDQKKDFGQKINTLKQAVAVKLEDLKNSSESSVVVEKEDLTRPEFPLELGSRHPINLVKNRIIEIFKSIGFAVADGPEIEDDWHNFTALNLPEYHPARDMQDTFFIEQNPDILLRTHTSSVQTRFMEENQPPIRILSPGRVFRNEAISSRSHCIFHQIEGLYIDENVSFADLKQTIQFFTTELFGKSKIRMRPSFFPFTEPSAEIDVYWGLNSETDYRITKGTGWLEIMGCGMVDPAVLKNVNIDSEKYSGYAFGMGIERITMLLYQMSDIRMFFENDIRTLEQFKTL; via the coding sequence ATGATAGAAAAGATAGAAGAACTACTGATCGAAGTAAACGGCTTCAATGCTACCTCTAGGGAAGATATCGAAAACTTCCGAATCAAGTACAACGGTAAAAAAGGGGTTCTTAATGATTTTTACGAAACATTAAAAGAAGTTCCTAACGACCAGAAGAAAGATTTCGGACAGAAGATCAATACTTTGAAACAGGCAGTTGCTGTAAAATTGGAAGATTTGAAAAATTCTTCTGAATCTTCTGTTGTCGTAGAAAAAGAAGATCTTACAAGACCTGAATTTCCATTGGAATTGGGTTCAAGACACCCAATTAATCTGGTAAAAAACAGAATTATTGAAATCTTTAAATCTATTGGTTTTGCAGTAGCAGACGGACCAGAGATTGAAGATGACTGGCATAACTTTACGGCACTTAATCTTCCGGAATATCACCCGGCAAGAGATATGCAGGATACATTCTTTATTGAGCAGAATCCTGATATTCTTTTGAGAACACATACATCTTCTGTACAAACTCGTTTTATGGAAGAAAATCAGCCTCCAATCAGGATTTTATCTCCGGGAAGAGTTTTCAGAAATGAAGCCATCTCTTCACGTTCTCACTGTATCTTCCACCAGATTGAGGGATTATATATTGATGAGAATGTAAGTTTTGCAGATTTAAAGCAAACAATCCAGTTCTTTACTACTGAACTTTTCGGAAAATCTAAGATCAGAATGAGACCTTCTTTCTTCCCGTTCACTGAGCCGAGTGCTGAAATTGATGTGTATTGGGGATTAAACTCTGAAACAGATTACAGAATTACAAAAGGAACAGGATGGCTGGAGATCATGGGATGTGGAATGGTAGACCCTGCCGTACTGAAAAATGTGAATATCGATTCTGAGAAATATTCAGGATATGCATTCGGAATGGGAATTGAAAGAATTACAATGCTTCTTTACCAGATGAGTGACATCAGAATGTTCTTTGAAAATGATATCAGAACACTCGAACAGTTCAAAACACTATAA
- a CDS encoding DUF3108 domain-containing protein, which translates to MKKILNLFAVFIFFLGSAQIDNIADGESITLRIHYGFLNAGTANLTTKQTNYKGIPHLYVKGTGQTTGAVKAFFKVEDLYESFINTQTGLPSFYVRNVREGSYRQHFETVFNHDNNTLILTDKKTPANGSKVLKSVKGVQDMLSCFYYLRSKGPDELKVGTIINMNVWIDDEMFPFQLKVTGTENLKTKFGTINCLKIIPSVKSGRVFKEKEGVTMWVSNDANHIPMLLKAELAVGSLKASIDDYKNVKYPLKFSK; encoded by the coding sequence ATGAAGAAAATTTTAAACCTTTTTGCAGTATTTATATTCTTTTTAGGCTCAGCCCAGATTGATAACATCGCGGACGGAGAATCTATCACTCTCAGAATACATTACGGCTTCCTTAACGCAGGAACAGCGAACCTTACTACAAAACAGACCAATTACAAAGGGATTCCCCATCTGTATGTAAAAGGAACAGGACAGACTACCGGCGCCGTAAAAGCATTCTTCAAGGTGGAAGATTTATATGAAAGTTTCATCAATACCCAAACAGGATTACCAAGTTTCTACGTCAGAAATGTACGTGAAGGAAGCTATCGCCAGCATTTTGAAACGGTTTTTAATCACGATAATAATACATTAATTTTAACAGATAAAAAAACTCCTGCCAATGGCTCTAAGGTTCTAAAATCAGTAAAAGGGGTTCAGGATATGCTTTCATGTTTTTACTATTTAAGGAGTAAAGGCCCGGATGAATTGAAGGTGGGAACCATCATCAATATGAATGTATGGATTGATGACGAGATGTTTCCATTTCAGTTAAAAGTAACAGGAACAGAAAATTTAAAGACAAAATTCGGTACCATCAATTGTTTAAAGATTATTCCATCTGTAAAAAGCGGAAGAGTATTTAAAGAAAAAGAAGGCGTAACTATGTGGGTTTCCAATGATGCCAATCATATTCCGATGCTGTTGAAAGCCGAACTGGCAGTAGGTTCACTGAAAGCCAGTATTGATGATTACAAAAACGTAAAATATCCTTTAAAGTTCAGCAAATAA
- a CDS encoding NAD(P)/FAD-dependent oxidoreductase, translating to MITTDILIIGAGPTGLFAVFEAGLLKMKCHIIDALPQPGGQLAELYPKKPIFDIPGYPSVNAGELVDNLMEQIKQFQPGFTLGETAVSYTKVDDEWFEVITNKGTVHRCKAIAIAGGLGTFEPRKPTMDNIADYEEKGLEYFVKEPEHFRNKKVVIAGGGDSALDWSVFLSNVASEVTLIHRRNEFRGALDSVEKVQDLKNQGKIKLITPAEVTAIKGDGKVEAITVQVDGQEAYDIETDYFIPLFGLTPKLGEIGNWGLNIEKNAIVVNNALDYQTNIDGIYAIGDINTYPGKLKLILCGFHEATLMCQSVYNRLNPGKKFVLKYTTVSGVDGFDGSRKEAEKAVVKKID from the coding sequence ATGATAACCACTGATATATTGATCATAGGTGCGGGACCTACAGGACTTTTTGCAGTTTTTGAAGCTGGTTTATTAAAAATGAAGTGCCATATTATTGATGCGCTTCCACAGCCGGGAGGGCAGTTGGCAGAACTGTATCCTAAAAAACCTATCTTCGATATTCCAGGTTATCCTTCAGTGAATGCTGGAGAATTGGTTGATAATTTGATGGAACAGATCAAGCAGTTTCAGCCTGGATTCACTTTGGGAGAAACCGCTGTTTCTTATACTAAAGTAGATGATGAATGGTTTGAAGTGATTACCAACAAAGGAACTGTTCACAGATGTAAAGCTATTGCCATTGCCGGTGGTTTAGGTACTTTTGAACCTAGAAAACCTACGATGGATAATATTGCAGATTACGAAGAAAAAGGCCTTGAGTACTTTGTGAAAGAACCTGAGCATTTCAGAAATAAAAAAGTAGTTATTGCCGGAGGTGGTGATTCTGCTCTTGACTGGAGTGTTTTCTTGTCAAATGTTGCAAGCGAAGTTACATTGATTCACAGAAGAAATGAATTCAGGGGCGCTTTGGATTCTGTAGAAAAAGTTCAGGACCTGAAGAATCAAGGGAAGATTAAATTAATCACTCCAGCAGAAGTTACAGCTATTAAAGGTGACGGAAAAGTAGAAGCGATCACGGTACAGGTTGACGGTCAAGAAGCTTATGATATTGAAACAGATTATTTTATTCCATTATTCGGATTGACTCCAAAACTAGGAGAGATCGGAAACTGGGGATTAAATATCGAGAAGAATGCAATCGTAGTAAATAACGCTTTAGATTACCAGACGAACATTGACGGAATCTATGCAATTGGAGATATCAACACCTATCCTGGAAAACTGAAGTTGATCCTTTGTGGTTTCCACGAAGCTACTTTGATGTGTCAGAGTGTTTACAACAGACTGAATCCTGGTAAAAAATTCGTATTAAAATATACAACGGTAAGTGGTGTTGACGGATTCGACGGAAGCCGTAAAGAAGCAGAGAAGGCAGTTGTGAAAAAAATTGACTAA
- a CDS encoding 2Fe-2S iron-sulfur cluster binding domain-containing protein yields the protein MSDVNIKITDREGVTHDVVAPTDMSMNLMEIIRSYELAEEGTIGVCGGMAMCASCQVYVINDPGLEPMGDEEDAMLGEAFHVKENSRLGCQLHIADAMEGLEVEIAPYP from the coding sequence ATGTCAGACGTTAATATTAAAATTACCGACAGAGAAGGGGTAACCCATGATGTCGTAGCTCCTACGGATATGTCCATGAACTTAATGGAAATTATCCGTTCCTATGAATTGGCAGAAGAAGGTACTATTGGTGTATGTGGAGGAATGGCGATGTGTGCTTCATGCCAGGTATATGTAATCAATGATCCTGGTCTGGAACCAATGGGAGATGAAGAAGATGCTATGTTGGGTGAAGCTTTCCATGTGAAAGAAAACAGCAGATTGGGATGCCAGCTACATATTGCCGATGCAATGGAAGGGCTCGAAGTGGAAATTGCTCCTTATCCTTAG
- a CDS encoding TIGR00730 family Rossman fold protein: protein MKSITVFCGSSFGSHDIYKEQAFLLGQTLAKHDIQLIYGGADVGLMGTIADGALSENGSVIGVLPHFLQSKEIAHKNLTELIIVETMHERKTKMNELCDGVIVLPGGYGTLEEFFEMITWAQLGLHKKPIGILNIDGFYDDLIKLVQTMVDKGFLKQINSDMLLISDTIDDLLEKMRNYQAPTVGKWISKEEV, encoded by the coding sequence ATGAAAAGTATCACCGTATTCTGCGGCTCAAGTTTCGGCTCGCATGACATTTACAAAGAACAGGCATTTCTCCTTGGACAAACCTTGGCTAAACATGATATACAGCTTATTTATGGAGGTGCTGATGTTGGCTTGATGGGAACGATTGCCGACGGAGCATTGAGTGAAAATGGTAGCGTCATTGGAGTCCTTCCCCACTTTCTACAATCTAAAGAAATTGCTCACAAAAATCTGACCGAACTCATCATCGTGGAAACCATGCACGAAAGAAAAACCAAAATGAATGAACTTTGTGATGGTGTTATCGTTCTTCCCGGTGGTTACGGCACATTAGAAGAATTCTTTGAGATGATCACATGGGCACAGCTCGGGCTTCACAAAAAACCGATCGGAATTTTGAATATTGATGGTTTTTATGATGATCTGATTAAACTGGTTCAAACCATGGTGGATAAAGGGTTCTTGAAGCAGATAAACAGTGATATGCTGCTGATCAGCGACACTATAGATGACTTACTGGAAAAGATGAGAAATTATCAGGCTCCTACGGTTGGAAAGTGGATTTCTAAGGAAGAAGTTTAA